Proteins from a genomic interval of Benincasa hispida cultivar B227 chromosome 7, ASM972705v1, whole genome shotgun sequence:
- the LOC120080852 gene encoding cucumisin-like, with the protein MPSLMSRPLFLSFCLFLLFFSSNSSDNDSQKTYIVYMGSHPKGKVSTSSHHIRLLKETIGSTFAPHSLLHSYTRSFNGFVAKLTEPEAKKVSEMEGVISVFPNGKKQLHTTRSWDFMGFSEQVKRVPAVESNVIVGVLDSGIWPESPSFDHTGYGPPPPKWKGSCEVSANFSCNNKIIGGRAYRSDGKHPEGDIKGPRDSDGHGTHTASIVAGGVVRQASMLGLGLGTARGGVPSARIASYKVCWSDGCTDADILAAFDDAIADGVDIISGSLGGSGIRDYFNDSIAIGSFHAMKKGILTSLAVGNNGPDFTSIVNFSPWSLSVAASTTDRKFETKVELGDGREFNGVSINTFDLKGKQIPLVYAGDIPKAPFDSSVSRMCFENTVELELVKGKIVVCDSLAVPGGVVAIKGAAGIIMQDDSPQDDTNSFPIPASHLAPKPGALILSYINSTNSLPTATIMKSTERKRKRAPFVASFSSRGPNPITPNILKPDLTGPGVEILAAWPSIASPSGAEEDSKRVAYNILSGTSMACPHVTAAAAYVKSFHPTWSPAALKSALITTAFSMSLKRNPDKEFGYGAGHINPLGAVQPGLVYNASEIDYVKFLCGQGYNTELLQRVSEDNDTCSSNNSDTVFDLNYPSFALSTNISKSINQVYKRIVTNVGSKYATYKATIINPWKNLEITVNPSVLSFKNLGEEQTFVLTIKGRISKNIESASLVWEDGKHKVRSPITIFDSNIHSS; encoded by the exons ATGCCTTCTCTAATGTCAAGGCCTTTGTTTCTCAGTTTCTGCTTATTTCTGCTATTTTTCAGCTCAAATTCATCAGATAATGACTCTCAAAAG ACATATATTGTGTATATGGGAAGTCATCCAAAAGGGAAAGTTTCAACTTCATCTCACCATATAAGATTGCTAAAAGAAACCATTGGCAg taCTTTTGCTCCACATTCTTTACTCCATAGCTACACGAGAAGCTTCAATGGATTTGTTGCAAAGTTGACTGAACCTGAAGCAAAGAAAGTTTCAG AAATGGAAGGGGTAATATCAGTTTTCCCAAATGGGAAAAAACAACTCCACACAACAAGATCTTGGGACTTCATGGGTTTCTCCGAGCAAGTGAAGAGAGTTCCGGCGGTGGAAAGCAATGTGATAGTGGGAGTACTCGACAGCGGAATTTGGCCGGAATCTCCTAGTTTTGACCACACAGGATACGGTCCGCCGCCGCCCAAGTGGAAGGGCAGCTGTGAAGTCTCCGCCAATTTCTCTTGCAACAA TAAAATCATTGGAGGTCGAGCATATCGTAGTGATGGTAAACACCCAGAAGGCGACATCAAAGGTCCAAGAGATTCGGATGGCCACGGGACACACACAGCATCGATTGTGGCCGGAGGGGTGGTTCGACAAGCCAGCATGTTGGGACTCGGCCTTGGCACAGCAAGAGGCGGGGTCCCATCAGCACGCATTGCCTCATACAAAGTATGCTGGTCCGATGGCTGCACAGATGCCGACATTCTTGCTGCATTCGACGACGCCATTGCGGACGGTGTCGATATCATCTCCGGCTCTCTTGGGGGATCAGGGATCAGAGATTACTTCAACGACTCCATAGCTATTGGATCTTTCCATGCAATGAAGAAGGGAATTCTTACGTCATTAGCTGTTGGAAATAACGGCCCAGATTTCACAAGCATTGTTAACTTCTCGCCGTGGTCGTTGTCGGTAGCGGCTAGCACCACTGATCGGAAATTCGAAACTAAAGTTGAGCTCGGAGATGGAAGAGAATTTAAt GGAGTCAGCATCAATACatttgatttaaaaggaaaacaaattcCATTGGTTTATGCTGGAGATATTCCTAAGGCTCCGTTCGACAGTTCCGTATCaag GATGTGCTTTGAGAACACAGTGGAGTTGGAGTTGGTAAAAGGTAAAATTGTAGTATGCGATTCATTAGCTGTTCCAGGAGGAGTTGTGGCTATAAAAGGAGCGGCGGGCATTATAATGCAAGACGATTCTCCACAAGATGATACCAACTCTTTTCCAATTCCTGCTTCTCATCTTGCCCCAAAACCTGGTGCTCTCATTCTCTCTTATATCAACTCAACCAACAG CCTTCCAACAGCAACTATAATGAAGAGCACAGAAAGGAAACGTAAAAGAGCTCCTTTTGTTGCATCTTTTTCATCCAGAGGTCCAAACCCAATAACCCCCAACATTCTCAAG CCAGATTTGACAGGTCCAGGAGTAGAAATTCTTGCAGCATGGCCTTCAATAGCTTCACCCTCAGGAGCTGAAGAGGATAGTAAAAGAGTTGCTTATAATATCCTTTCAGGAACCTCTATGGCTTGTCCACATGTCACTGCAGCAGCTGCTTATGTTAAATCATTTCATCCTACTTGGTCTCCTGCTGCACTTAAATCTGCTCTTATCACTACAg CATTTTCAATGAGTCTTAAACGTAATCCAGATAAAGAGTTTGGATATGGTGCTGGTCACATAAATCCACTAGGCGCAGTGCAACCTGGTTTAGTTTACAATGCTTCCGAGATTGACTACGTAAAATTTCTATGTGGTCAAG GTTATAACACCGAGTTGCTCCAACGAGTCTCAGAAGACAATGATACTTGTTCTTCGAACAATTCCGACACGGTGTTCGACCTTAACTATCCTTCCTTTGCTCTTTCCAcaaatatctcaaaatcaatcaaCCAAGTTTACAAGAGGATTGTCACCAATGTTGGATCaaaatatgcaacatataaagcTACCATAATTAATCCTTGGAAGAATCTTGAGATCACAGTAAATCCATCTGTTCTTTCATTCAAGAATTTGGGAGAGGAGCAAACTTTTGTGCTTACAATTAAAGGAAGAATTAGTAAAAATATTGAATCAGCTTCTTTGGTGTGGGAAGATGGGAAACACAAAGTGAGGAGTCCTATTACAATATTTGATTCTAATATTCATTCTTCCTAA